In Pasteurella dagmatis, the sequence TCAACTAATTCAGGTGCTTTATGTCCTAGCAAGGCTAAGCTGAGATGTGCGCCGTTCTCCATTAAGCAGTAGCCGAATACCTGTTTGAGTAAATGGCGTTGTGACACGATACAAAGCAAGCCTAAGAAGAAATGGGAGAATGAAACAGCAAATGCAGGTTTCACATTTTCAATAATGGCTAAGTTAATTGGCTCAACAATTAAGTAACTGACGATCATAATCACTGGGAAAATCGGAATCAGCCACGCTTTATTTACGCCGTCTGCAAAATCATTTTCAGGCAGTTTGCGTGCCATATAGAAAATCAATGCTGGCACTAAAACCACTTTGGTGAAGAACGCTGAAATCGACCACATATATAATTCGTGAGCATTCATTGCTTTTGCGAGGAAGTAGAAAAGTGCAACAAGCACGAGAGATTGAACTGCATAGCTAATCGCCGCACTTTTTACCGTTTTGGTATAAATCACGATGACCGAGGTAAAAATCAGCAAGCCGGCTAAACTATTGATCAGAGCTAAATTCATCATTATTCCCCCCTTAACTTAACCACCAAGCGGCAATTGCACTTGATAACACTGACATCACCATCAATACGATTAAGACTATCGCCATTGATTTTGGTAAGGTTTGTGCATCTAAAACGTCTTGTGACGGTTCGCCAATTACACATTGTCCGAATTTGTATAACAACCACACAAAGGTCGCGATTGATTCAATGAGTGCTAAAATAATCAACGGCATTACCCACGCATATTCTTGGCTGACTTCAAAACCTGCGGCAAATAACGGGAATTTACTGAAGAATCCGTTAAATGGTGGCACACCTGCAATAGCAAGCGTTGCGACACCAAAGCCTGTGCCGATGAGTGGCATTGTGCGCATAATTCCTTGTAAACGAGGCATTAGGCGAGTTCCTGTGCTATAACTCAACGCACCAGCCACAAGGAAGAATAAGCTTTTGGCGAAAGCGTGGTTGAAGATATAAACAATTGCTGCAATGAAGGCGAGTTTTGAATTAAATACCGCGAGAGATAAGCCGATAAAAATGTAAGCTAATTGTGTGATGGTGGAATAAGCCAATAAACGTTTTAAGTCGTGTTGTGGCAAATACATAAAGAAGCCGTAAATTAGCGTTATCATCGCCATAATTAAGCCAATGACACCGATAATTTCTGGAATTTCACCCGCAGAATAAACCGCCCTTGCAAAAATATACACCCCAACTTTGACCATTGATGCAGCGTGTAAATACGCACTGACAGGGGTTGGCGCTTCCATTGCGTTTGGTAACCAAATTTGTAACGGCATTTGCGCTGATTTACCCCAAGCAGCAAGCATAATGCCGAGTAACACACAGATTTTTGCATCTGGAGATAAAGTGGCGAGTGTTGCGATTGAGAATGTACCGCTTTGGCTAAATAAATAAGCGGCTGCAAAATAAAGCCCTAACGCACCAATATGGGTGAGAATTAACGCTTTCATTGCTGCGGCTTTGGCTTTTGGTGTTTGGTAGTAACTGATTAATCCCCAAGAACAAGCCCCTGTAATCTCGAAGAAAAAGAGTTGTCCAATTAAGGTAGAAGAAAAAACAAGTCCTGCCATTGCACCGATGAAAATCAGTAAGAAGGCATAAAAACGTGGTTTCCCTGCGTGTGGGTGTTCTTTATTTTGTTCAGTGAGATAACCGCAAGAATAGAGGCAAATTAAGAAACCAAGCACGACAACAGCAAAGCCAATCAATGTGCTGACTTCATCAAGGGTGATTCCCCAGATGACTATATGCCCAAAACTAATGATGTCGTAAGTCACTGGAATGCGACCATTAGCGTGCCAACTTAATGCAATGAGCAAGACACCGACTGAGCTGATTAAGGCAACGAGTGTGGCAAATTTTGCAAACTTATCGCGAACAACCGGCAAGCCAGTCACAAATGCACCAAGGAACGGTAAGATAATGGTTATCAGTGTTAAACTTTCCATATGTTCCCCCTATAAGCCTACCAAATAAAAGACGAAGGCTAAAACCGACACGCCAAATCCGATAACAGTAATTTTGCCTGTTAACATAAAGCGTAAGCGAGCAAGGCTGTTTTCAAACACGCAAGCAATCACATAAAGTGCGGTCAATTTTAAGAAGAAAAATAACATACCGAATAAAATCGCACTTGAAGTGAATTCTGCGGCTGCACCATAAGGTAGAACAACGCTTGCAAAGATCGCAGCAACAACCATTTGTTTTAAACTTAAACCGACTTTAATGATGGCAAAAGAGGGACCTGAATATTCTGTTAATGGACCTTCTTGTAGTTCTTGTTCTGCTTCGGCTAAGTCAAATGGGATTTTTCCCATTTCAATAAAGACTGAAAAAGCCAACGCAATTGCTGCGATTAAGGCTGAAAATGGTGTCGCAAGTTGATGTGATGCAATAGTATTGCTCATCACGCCAAAGTGAGTAGAGCCAACGCCTAAGGCGATCACTAACAAACTTAACATTAATGTTGGTTCAACCAAGACACCTAATGTTACTTCTCGGCTTGCCCCGATCCCTGCAAAAGAGCTGTTAGAATCAAGACCGGCAATAGAGAAGAAGAAACGGAATAACGCAAAGAGATAAATAACCGTGATTAAATCGCCTAAGCCACCAATGGGTGAATAGCGAGTGAATAACGGTAATCCCATTGCAATCACTAATACGCTACCTACAAGCACATAAGGCATCACTTGAGATACCATTCCGGCAGCTTCTGGTGCGATATTTTGTCGTTTCATTAATTTCACAATATCACGATAGTCTTGCAATAAACCCGGTCCACGACGAGACTGGATTCTTGCTCGGATCATTCGTGATAAACCTGAATAAAATGGTGCTAACAACAATAACAATACAGCTTGAAAAATGCCGAAGATCCACATCGTCATTGATGTCATTATTTCATTTGGAATCGTCATCATTTCCCCCTATTTCATTATTGTTAAGCTAAGTAGCAGCAGAGCTAATGCAACAACAAAATATAAGCAATACATGCGGAAGTCTCCACGTTGCAACCAACGGACTTTTTCCGCTAAACGTGGAATTTGATAGCCTAATGGCATAGTCACTTTTTCTTCCCAGACAGGTTCGACTTTTGTCGAAATAGTAATACTTTGATCAATCACTTTTTGACTAATCCCACCAAGTGATAAGCGTTCGCGTAGGGTATAAAGTGGTTTAAAGATAAAGCGTAGTGGTCGAGTAAAGTTGCCTGATGAAAGGCTCATATCGCTTTCATATTCATAGCCACAAGCCCAAGGGGTACCTTTGTTTTGATCAGGTAGGCGGCTTGGTTTCGTGTAAGCATAATAGACAAATGGAAGTGCGATACTTGCGATCAACATAATCGCAATCATTGGTGTTGATAAGACGGTTGAGGCATTTTCACTTGTCATCACAAAGCCTTTTTCTGCGATAGTGAAGCTGTCTGTTTGTGCAAGTGCGGTCGAAATATTAAGAATTATTGGTGCTACAACTGAGGCACCGATACCTAACAAGATACAAAGTGTAGCTAAGATTGCCATTGCTACCCACATTGTTTTTGGTACTTCTCGTGCTTCTGCTGCTTTTTCGCTACGAGGTGCGCCAGAAAAGCTAATACCATAGACTTTTACAAAACAAAGTGCAGCTAATGCGCCAGTTAATGCTAGCATAATAATTGCGACAGGGGCTAGGCAGCGGAGAATGAAGTAGTCGCTTTGGCTTAGGTTAAATAGCGCTTGATAAGTAAACCATTCACTCACAAATCCGTTGAATGGTGGCAGTGCCGAAATTGCCATTGTACCGATCAAGAAACAAAGTGCGGTATAAGGCATTAATTTTCCGAGCCCACCCATTAAGTCCATATCTTTAGTATGTAGGCGATACATAATTGAGCCAGCACCTAAGAAGAGTAAGCCTTTGAAAATCGCGTGGTTGAGTAAGTGGTAAAGTCCGCCTAAAAAACCAATTGCTGCGAGTACTGGTTCGTTGATTGCCATTCCAATCATACCAACGCCCACACCCATCATAATGATACCTACGTTTTCAACAGTGTGGTAAGCAAGTAGGCGTTTTATATCGTGTTCGGCAATTGCGTAAAGCACGCCAAGTACAGAAGAAATTGCACCGACACAAAGAACGATAACGCCAAACCAAGGGTTGCTTGCGTGTAATAAATCAACGCCAACTTTAATAATCCCGAAGATACCAATTTTTACCATTACTCCAGACATTAACGCAGAGGCATGTGATGGCGCAGCAGGGTGAGCTTGAGGTAACCAACCGTGTAATGGCACCATACCGGCTTTAGCACCAAAACCTAAAAATGCGAGGAGGAAAATTGTGAATGCGGTAGGGGAGGAGAAAGTGGTTTGACGGAAGGATTCAAATTCAAGACTGCCCGTTTCCCGATAACAGAGGAAGAACGCAATCATGATAAGCACCGAACCAGCGTGAGCAATAAAGAAGTAGAGTAAGCCCGCATTGATCGCTTTTTTATCTTGTTCAGTCAATACAAGGAAGTAAGAAGCTAAAGACATTAGCTCAAAGAACACTAAGAACCAAAATGCATTATCTGCGGTAACTACTGCAATCATAGAAGCAATAAAGAGATTCATAAAAAATCCCATGCTACCAGCACCTTTTCCTATATATTCTTTTACGTAGTCAAGGGAATAAATTGCGCTTACAATCACTAACAATGAGATGACAAACACCATAAATGCATTTAAACCATCTAATTGGATAACGTAGTTAGCGAAAACATAAGGTGTACTGATTGTATAGTTTTCGATGCCTCCTTTGAGCAAAATGCTAAGGCTCGATAGCAACCCTATTATTCCACCTGCAATACTCGAAAAGCCAGCAATGCGAATTGATTTTAATTCGTCAGCACGCCATTTCAGTGATACAAAAGCCCCTATCGTATAAGTTCCTAAGGAAAGGAGGAGCAACATAATTGAATAACTCATAATTCACTCCATTAACGAAGATGAAAATGATAAATGTCGTATTATCGAAGATGAAGGTGTTGAGCAGCTTCAAGTTCTGTTTCACGTTTTTTATAACTGACGTTTTCAATTCCTTTGTTGTCAATTAAAAATAACGTTTTGGTTGGACAAGATTGAATACAAGCAGGCCCTTCTTTGCGGAAATAGCATAAATCACATTTCACTGCGACAGCTTTGACACCCGGTTGCCACGCAAGCGTTTCATTTAATTGGCTGTTATCTGGTGAAACACGAGGATCGCGGTTAAAGGCTTCTTTAAAACTAAAGTGCTCATAATAACTCGGTGCATTAACCGCTTTGCTGCCGCAAGGTGTAATTGCACCAAATGGACAAGCAATTGCACAAAGTTTACAACCAATACAGAGGCTTTCGTTGAGTTGGATAGTACGATCGACTTGTTTGATAGCATTTACTGGACAAACAGTCGCACAAGGTGCATCATCACAATGATGGCAGACTAAAGGCGCGGTAACATCATCATTACGCATTAAAGTCAATCTTGGATGAGATTGTAATCCAAATGCTTCATGAACTTCACTACACGCAGCAAGACAAGTGTTACAACCGATGCAATCACTGGGATCTGCAATGACAAAACGGTTCATATTCTCCCCCTAATTTATTGCTAGTAAAATAACAAAAATAACCTTTGATTTTAAAAGGATACTCCTTTTATATATTCACCAATAGTTATAATTAAAATTTTTTTGATTCATATCAATAAAATAATTAGATTAAAAAACAAATGGTTATATTTAAAATATATTATATATTATGAAAATATTATTTGTATGTAATATTGATTATGTAAGGTATTGAATATAAACAATATTTTTTATTCTTTTTTATATTGTTTTCTATTTATCAATAGCTTATATATAAATATGAAGTAACTTTAGGAAATATGGAAAAATAATATTTTCTTAATGAGATAAATAGAGAAAAATATAAAGTAACTTTAGGAAAATAATATAAAGTTACTTTAGGATTTTGGGGGCGAGATGGAAAATATTCTGTTTTATGGCGTAGAAATTCGTGTAAAAGGTAAAGTTCAAGGGGTTGGTTTTCGTCCTTTTGTGTGGTTGTTAGCACAAAAATACCAATTTATTGGCGATGTGAATAATGATGGTGAAGGGGTGCTAATTCGATTATTGATGGAAGAAACGGCTCAGAATCATACTGCACTTTTGGATTTTTTACAGGATTTATATCAACAATGTCCGCCTTTAGCGCATATTAATGAAGCTATTTATACTTGGAAAAATTGGGACGATTTATCTTCTACTACTGAATTTGTGATTCGAGAAAGCGAAAATAGTCAAATGGATACGCAAATTGTGCCTGATGCCGCAACTTGTGCTGCTTGTCTTGATGATCTTTTTAATCCTCACAATCGCCGTTTTCATTATCCTTTTACTAACTGTACTCACTGTGGTCCTCGTTTTACCATCATTCGTAAAATCCCTTATGATCGCCCGAATACCTCAATGAGCCATTTCTCGTTTTGTCCAACTTGCGAAAAGGAATATAAAAATCCTGCGGATCGCCGTTTTCACGCTCAACCGAACGCTTGTGATCATTGCGGACCATACACTTGGTTAACTGATGGCACACAAATTCTAGCAGAAAAAGAGACCGCACTTAGTTTGGCTGTGAGCTACTTACAACAAGGTAAAATTGTTGCAGTAAAAGGCATTGGTGGTTTTCATTTATCTTGTGATGCTACTAACTCACGAGCCATTCAACTGCTACGGCAACGCAAGCAACGAGCAACAAAGCCATTAGCCATTATGGTGCCGAGCATTGATTGGCTAAAAAATCTAAGTACAGAAGAAAAGGATTTATTACAGAGTAGTGCAGCACCTATTGTGTTATTAGCTAAAGAGAAAGTGTCTCAAGTTTGTGGTGAAATTGCACCACACTTAAACGAAATTGGTGTGATGTTGCCAAGTAACCCACTACAACATTTATTGTTGAGACAAATTCAAACTCCATTGGTAATGACATCAGCAAATCAGCGGGGATTGCCTCCCGTATTAGATAATCAAAGAGCATTCAAAGAATTGGCGAGTTTAGCGGATTATTGGTTATTACATAATCGAGATATTTTACAACGAGCAGATGATTCTTTAGCACGAGTGGCTTTTGATGGTGTAGAAATTTTACGACGTGCACGAGGTTATGTGCCGGATGAACTAGCGTTAAATATAAAAAATAATCAGAATATTCTGGCGTTAGGTGCAGATTTGAAAAATACTTTTTGTTTATTGAAAGGGGATAAAGTCGTAGTAACACAACATTTGGGCGATGCGGATAATGAACAAATTCAACAACAAATTAGCACCAACATTGCGTTATTCCAACAGCTCTATCAGTTTGCTCCGAAAAAAATTATAGTCGATGCGCACCCAGATTATTTTACTCACACTTTAGGGCAATACTTAGCACAAAAAGCCAACGTGACTTGTCATGCTGTATTACATCATCACGCACATATAATGGCAGTACTCGCAGAGCATCAAAGAGCAGAAGAAAAAGTGATTGGATTAGCATTAGACGGCATTGGTATGGGTGAAGAGCAATTATGGGGTGGTGAATGTTTGCTAGTAGAAAAAGTTGATTGCAAGCATTTAGGTGGCTTGCCAGCAGTGGCTTGGCTAGGTGGTAACTTAGCCGCGAAACAGCCTTGGCGTAATTTATTGGCGCATTTTGAGCAATTTGTACCAAACTGGCAGAGTTATCCTGAATCCGAATTTATTTTAGTTCAACCTTGGCAAGCTTTATTACAAGCTAAAGCAAAAGGGATTAATGCACCATTAGTTTCTTCTGCTGGGCGTTTATTTGATGCAATGTCCTGTGCTTTGGGACTACATCAAACTCAAATCAGTTGGGAGGGGGAGGCCGCTTGTCATTTAGAAGCCTTAGCTTGGCAATATCAGCGTGCTCATTCTGAAAACGTAAAAAGAGCGGTGGATTTTAACGAAATTTCTTCTTTGTTGACTGAAAATAACCAAATTGATTTAAGCCAATTATGGAAAATTTGGTTAACTCATCAAGGAGATACAGCACAAAAAGCTTGGTTATTTCATCGTTTATTAGCCAAAGCTTTTGCCGAGTTAGCCTTAAAACAAGCGAATCAACATCAAGTGCAAACTGTTGTACTCTCGGGAGGCGTTTGCCATAACCAATTATTACGTTATTGGTTACGCCAAGATCTTGCTCAACTGGAAGTATTAAGTGCCCATCAATATCCAATGGGCGATGGTGGAGTTGCTTTAGGGCAAGCGGTTATTGGGGCAATGTTGGCGGATTAACAAATGCGAGGAAGTGGTTCGTTAGTCGGTAAATCTAATAAACGACTTTGCCCAAAAGAGCCAATAAGTCGTACTTTTTGAACAGAAATCACTTCGCCAATACAAGCCGCTTGTGCGCCTAAAGGATGAGAACGAAGTGCGGTCAAAATTTCAGGTGTTTGTTCAGCGGAAGCCACGATGACTAATTTCCCTTCATTGGCAAAATTCAAGGCATCTAAACCTAATAATTCACAAATCCCACGCACCTCTTGTCGAATTGGCAGTTTGTCTTGGTAGATTTGCATTCCTTTTTGACTGGCTTGGGCAAACTCGTGTAATACAGCATTCACCCCACCACGAGTGGCATCACGTAAGGTTTTGACCCCAGAAATAGAACGAATACAATCAATCAGTGGAGTTAAAACGGTACAATCACTGCATAAATCAGTTTGAATCCCTAAGTTTTCCCGTAAGTTGAGAATAGTCGCACCATGATCGCCCAAAGTCCCCGTCACAATAATTTGATCGCCTACTTCAATTTGGTTCATTCCCCAATGAATTGTTGAAGGAATGACACCGATACCGCTGGTATTAATGAAGATTTTATCCACTGCACCTTTTGGAACAACTTTAGTATCACCGGTTACAATTTGAATACCTGCCTGTGCTGCGGTTTTTGCCATTGAATGGATAATTTGTTCTAAATCAGAGAGGTCAAGCCCTTCTTCTAAAATAAAACCACAGGATAAGAATTGAGGAATAGCACCACTCACAGCCACATCATTAACCGTTCCACACACTGCTAATTTACCGATATTGCCACCTGGAAAAAAAATCGGATCGATGACAAAGCTGTCAGTGCTAAACGCCAATTTTTCACCTTGAGCAAAAGCAGTTAAAGGCAAGCGTGCTTGATCCTCATTTTCCGCTAAGAAGGTATTATAAAAAGCCTTCATAAAATAAGTTTGGATCAGCTGTTGCATTAATGCACCACCATTGCCATGTGCCATACGAATTCGATTTTCTTGCATTTTTTATTCCCTTAATTACTACTCTCGACAATATTGATAATAAGCGGAACAAGCGCCTTCTGATGACACCATTAATGCCCCATAAGCACTGTCTGGATTGCAGCGTTTAGCAAATAACGGGCAATCTTTGGGTTTGCATTGTCCTGTTAACACCTCGCCACAACGAGCTTGCGGATCATCAGCTACTTGTTGCGGTTTGACTGAGAATGCCTTTTCTGCATCAAAACATTGATAAGCGAGTGTGAGTTCTACACCAGATTCAGGGATTTCGCCTAGCCCACGCCACTCGCTAGCTTGGCGTAGTTGAAACACCTCTTGCATTGCTTTTTGTGCAATCTGATTGCCTTCCGTTTGTACAATCCGTTTATATTGGTTTTCAATTTCACAACGTCCGTCAACGAATTGCTCTACCAACATTACAATGGCTTGCAAAATATCCAATGGTTCAAAACCTGTAATCACAAAGGGTTTATGAAAACGATCTACTAGTTCTTGGTAAGGTGTTGCACCAATAATCATACTGACGTGACCGGGCGCAATAAAGCCGTCAATAAGCACATGTTCTTGAGTCAACAACTGGCGAAGTGTCGGAATAATGGTAATGTTTTGGCAAACAATAAAGAAGTTATGAATTTGTTGGTGTTTAGCTTCTTGCAAAGTAATTGCAGTACTTGGCATTGTTGTTTCAAAACCCAAAGAAAAGAAAACAACTTTTTTATCTGGATTTTGTTTAGCAAGATTAAGGGCATCAAGAGGGGAATAAACAATTCGCACATCAGCTCCTTCACTTTTCGCATCAAGCAAAGAACCTAATCGCCCTTTCACACGCATAGCATCACCAAAAGTACAAAAAATTACATTTGGTTGGTGAGCTATTTCTAAGCATACATCAATGCGTCCCATTGGTAATACACAAACAGGGCAACCGGGACCGTGAATAAATTCAATATTTTCAGGGAGTAATTTATCTAAGCCAAATTTAAAAATAGTATGAGTATGCCCGCCACAAACTTCCATTAAATACAAAGGTCTTGATTTGCTAAAGTGCGGTAGTTTTTGTATTAATTTTTGTAAGCGATCCAACAATTGGCGGGCAATAACAGGATCTCGGAACTCATCGACGAACTGCATAACAACGCCTATTTATGTTGTTTTAACCACGCTAACCAGCGATCCATTCCTTCGCCACTTGTGGCTGAAAGGCAAAATATTTCAATATTCGGATTTACTTGTTTTGCATAAGCAATGCATTTATCTAAATCAAAGTTGAGATAAGGTAACAAATCAATTTTATTAATAATCATCAGTTGAGCTGCTGCAAACATATGCGGATATTTAAGCGGTTTATCTTCCCCTTCGGTTACTGATAAAATAGCCACTTTAGTAAATTCACCCAAATCAAATTCAGCTGGACAAACTAAATTGCCGACGTTTTCAATAAATACAAAGCTATTTTGTTGCGGTTGTAATTTTTCTAAGGCTTGCGTAATCATTTTAGCATCTAAATGGCAGCCTTTACCCGTATTAATTTGTAGTGCTTGTACACCTGTTTCACGAATGCGTTGAGCATCATTTTCGGTTTGTTGATCTCCCTCAATAACATAACAAAGTTCAGTGTGTTTTAACTGTGAAAGCGTTGTAGTTAATAAGGTGGTTTTTCCAGAACCGGGGCTTGATACTAAATTAAGTGCAAGAATTTGATTTTTTTTGAAGAATTGACGGTTAATTTCCGCAAATTGGTTATTTTCACCGAGCACATCTTGTTCAATTTTTAATAAGCGGGTTTCAGTATCATTATTTGTTGCCATTGGGCTAAAGGTGGATAGAGTCAAGTGCGGTTGATTTTGAGAAAGTTTTGGCTCGTTATGGTGATGAGGCAATGCACCGATACGTACTTCGCCAGTACCACAACCACAGGTTGTACACATAAGCTATCTCCTCTGAATGAGCGTCTTTATGATTGATGTATTATTAAACAACAATTTATCACTAGAGGATGTGATCTTGATCAGAATTTTAGGGAAAAGTGAAATTTATTGATTTTATTCTTTTTTTATTACTAAGCTGTAATCAAGTGATGTCTGTTGAATAGGATTGAGAATTTTATAACCTTCTTTTTCACATAACAGAGCTACATCTTGATAGGAGGTTTGCGAGGCTAATTTCAGGGTAAGTTGGCTATTTTGAGGTAAGTTAGCGAGCGCTTTTTTGGCCATTAATAGTGGAATTGGGCAAGTAAAATGCGTCAGATCTAACTCGTAATTCATTTTATTTGCCCTGTTTTTTTATTTCACACAACGGCGTGCAAACATAATTTTACCCATTGCATTTAATTGCTCTGGAGATAAATATTGTTTACCTAGCTCAAAAAGTGGCTCTTCAATCGCAATATGTGCATCATAACCCGCAATAAACTGGCGAATTAATTCGGCATCAATATGAGTGCGTTTTTCTTGAACCAATTCTTCCAGTTGACGTGAAAGATTATCCCAATTTTGATGCAGCAAAATATGTTGCGCTTCTAATTTTTCAATTTCTGACCGCACTTGTGGTGCCTTTGCTAACAAGGCAGGGAAGAAATCATCTTCTTCATCTTGATGATGCAAAGGTGCAGATTGATTGAAGTAAGTGATGATTTGTTTTACATCATTTTTAACTGCTTGGTTGACACCGTGTTCTGCCAAATAATTTGGCAGAATACTCAGTTGGTGGCAGAAACGCTTTACTTTGCTGTGGCAAGCGTAAAGCATTTCGATAGGTTCATCCCAAGTTACAACATCTTGTGGTGAAAGATTAATCATTTTTTGTGCCTAGTTGCAATGGTGGTACCAGTTTACCAATTTTAGCATAAAATTCGTTCACAAAATCATCAAAACGATCTTGTTCAATCGCTTGGCGAATTTCAGCCATTAAGCGTTGATAATAACGTAAATTATGAATGGTATTTAATCTCGCACCTAAAATCTCATTACATTTATCTAAATGATATAAGTATGCTTTGGTGTAGTTTTTGCAGGTGTAGCAATCACATTCAGCATCGAGTGGAGTAGTGTCATCACGGTATTTTGCATTACGAATTTTGACAATACCGTGAGTCACAAATAAATGACCGTTACGTGCGTTACGGGTTGGCATTACGCAGTCGAACATATCAATACCGCGGCGAACGCCTTCCACGAGATCTTCCGGTTTGCCTACACCCATTAAATAGCGAGGTTTGTCAGCTGGAATTTGTGGGCAAACATATTCTAAAATACGGTGCATATCTTCTTTTGGTTCGCCAACGGCTAAGCCACCCACCGCATAACCGTCAAAGC encodes:
- a CDS encoding sulfurtransferase TusA family protein is translated as MNYELDLTHFTCPIPLLMAKKALANLPQNSQLTLKLASQTSYQDVALLCEKEGYKILNPIQQTSLDYSLVIKKE
- a CDS encoding hemerythrin domain-containing protein; translation: MINLSPQDVVTWDEPIEMLYACHSKVKRFCHQLSILPNYLAEHGVNQAVKNDVKQIITYFNQSAPLHHQDEEDDFFPALLAKAPQVRSEIEKLEAQHILLHQNWDNLSRQLEELVQEKRTHIDAELIRQFIAGYDAHIAIEEPLFELGKQYLSPEQLNAMGKIMFARRCVK
- the hypB gene encoding hydrogenase nickel incorporation protein HypB translates to MCTTCGCGTGEVRIGALPHHHNEPKLSQNQPHLTLSTFSPMATNNDTETRLLKIEQDVLGENNQFAEINRQFFKKNQILALNLVSSPGSGKTTLLTTTLSQLKHTELCYVIEGDQQTENDAQRIRETGVQALQINTGKGCHLDAKMITQALEKLQPQQNSFVFIENVGNLVCPAEFDLGEFTKVAILSVTEGEDKPLKYPHMFAAAQLMIINKIDLLPYLNFDLDKCIAYAKQVNPNIEIFCLSATSGEGMDRWLAWLKQHK
- the hypD gene encoding hydrogenase formation protein HypD, coding for MQFVDEFRDPVIARQLLDRLQKLIQKLPHFSKSRPLYLMEVCGGHTHTIFKFGLDKLLPENIEFIHGPGCPVCVLPMGRIDVCLEIAHQPNVIFCTFGDAMRVKGRLGSLLDAKSEGADVRIVYSPLDALNLAKQNPDKKVVFFSLGFETTMPSTAITLQEAKHQQIHNFFIVCQNITIIPTLRQLLTQEHVLIDGFIAPGHVSMIIGATPYQELVDRFHKPFVITGFEPLDILQAIVMLVEQFVDGRCEIENQYKRIVQTEGNQIAQKAMQEVFQLRQASEWRGLGEIPESGVELTLAYQCFDAEKAFSVKPQQVADDPQARCGEVLTGQCKPKDCPLFAKRCNPDSAYGALMVSSEGACSAYYQYCRE